In a genomic window of Staphylococcus taiwanensis:
- a CDS encoding ABC transporter ATP-binding protein → MEKSNEILLEIKNLKQYFNEGKRNEVRAIEDISFDIYKGETLGLVGESGCGKSTTGKAIIKLNDITSGEILYEGQDIQKISKRKELLKFNKKIQMIFQDPYASLNPRLKVMDIVAEGIDIHKLASDKRDRKRRVYDLLETVGLSKEHANRYPHEFSGGQRQRIGIARALAVEPEFIIADEPISALDVSIQAQVVNLMLKLQRERGITFLFIAHDLSMVKYISDRIAVMHFGKIVELGSADEIYYHPLHDYTKSLLSAIPQPDPDSERTRKRVAYKEDESKNSERRLQEIRPDHFVFVTDEEATQLKEQHQAQSV, encoded by the coding sequence ATGGAGAAGAGTAACGAAATATTATTAGAAATTAAAAATTTAAAACAATATTTTAATGAAGGCAAACGTAATGAAGTAAGAGCGATAGAAGACATCTCTTTTGATATTTATAAAGGGGAAACATTGGGATTAGTTGGAGAATCTGGTTGCGGTAAATCAACTACCGGAAAAGCGATTATCAAATTAAATGATATTACTAGTGGAGAAATATTATATGAAGGCCAAGATATTCAAAAAATTTCTAAACGCAAAGAATTATTAAAATTTAATAAGAAAATTCAAATGATTTTCCAGGATCCATATGCATCTCTAAACCCTAGATTAAAGGTAATGGACATTGTTGCAGAAGGCATTGATATCCATAAATTAGCAAGTGATAAAAGAGATCGTAAACGTCGCGTTTATGACTTACTTGAAACCGTTGGACTAAGTAAAGAACACGCCAATCGTTATCCCCATGAATTCTCAGGAGGTCAAAGACAACGTATTGGGATTGCTCGTGCATTAGCAGTAGAACCTGAATTTATTATTGCAGATGAACCTATTTCTGCTTTAGACGTATCAATCCAAGCACAGGTAGTCAATTTAATGTTGAAACTACAACGGGAACGAGGCATTACTTTTTTATTTATAGCTCATGATTTATCAATGGTAAAATATATTTCTGATCGCATTGCAGTGATGCATTTTGGCAAGATTGTAGAATTAGGATCAGCAGATGAAATTTATTATCATCCATTACATGATTATACGAAATCACTTTTATCAGCCATTCCACAACCTGACCCAGACAGTGAAAGAACGCGAAAACGTGTAGCTTACAAAGAAGATGAATCTAAAAATTCTGAGCGAAGACTTCAAGAAATAAGACCAGACCATTTCGTGTTTGTAACAGATGAAGAAGCGACTCAATTAAAAGAACAACATCAAGCGCAAAGCGTTTAA
- a CDS encoding ABC transporter ATP-binding protein — translation MSERVLEVNDLHVSFDITAGEVQAVRGVDFYLNKGETLAIVGESGSGKSVTTKAITKLFQGDAGRIKKGKIDFLGEDLSIKSENELIKLRGKDISMIFQDPMTSLNPTMQIGKQVMEPLIKHRNYSKSEAKKRALEILNLVGLPNAEKRFKAYPHQFSGGQRQRIVIATALACEPKVLIADEPTTALDVTMQAQILDLMKELQQKIDTSIIFITHDLGVVANIADRVAVMYGGQMIETGHVDEIFYDPKHPYTWGLLSSMPDLTTSNDTELIAIPGTPPDLLHPPIGDAFARRSQYALDIDFKQEPPWFKVSPTHFVKSWLLDERAPKVEPPEMVKKRQRQMPNNYDKPCQVERVSFDGEE, via the coding sequence ATGTCAGAAAGAGTTTTAGAAGTAAACGACTTGCATGTTTCCTTTGACATTACTGCAGGGGAAGTGCAAGCAGTTAGAGGCGTAGATTTTTATTTGAATAAGGGCGAAACTTTGGCAATTGTAGGAGAGTCTGGTTCTGGGAAATCAGTAACAACTAAAGCAATTACTAAATTATTCCAGGGGGATGCTGGAAGAATAAAAAAAGGTAAGATTGACTTTTTAGGTGAAGATTTATCTATTAAATCTGAAAATGAGTTAATTAAACTACGTGGGAAAGATATTTCAATGATATTCCAAGACCCAATGACATCACTTAATCCAACAATGCAAATTGGGAAGCAAGTTATGGAACCACTTATAAAACACCGTAATTATAGTAAATCAGAAGCGAAAAAACGTGCTTTGGAAATATTGAATTTAGTGGGGTTACCAAATGCGGAAAAACGATTTAAAGCATATCCACATCAGTTTTCTGGTGGACAAAGACAAAGAATCGTAATTGCTACTGCTTTAGCATGTGAACCAAAAGTATTAATCGCGGATGAACCGACAACGGCATTAGATGTAACAATGCAAGCTCAAATTTTAGATTTAATGAAAGAATTACAGCAAAAAATTGATACATCAATTATTTTTATAACGCATGATTTAGGAGTTGTTGCGAATATTGCAGATAGAGTGGCAGTAATGTATGGAGGACAGATGATAGAAACAGGGCATGTGGATGAAATATTTTACGACCCTAAACATCCATATACATGGGGACTATTATCATCTATGCCAGATTTAACTACTAGTAACGATACGGAATTGATTGCAATTCCAGGTACACCACCAGATTTATTACATCCACCGATTGGTGATGCATTTGCACGTCGAAGTCAGTATGCATTGGATATTGATTTTAAACAAGAGCCACCATGGTTCAAGGTTTCACCCACACATTTCGTAAAATCTTGGTTATTAGACGAACGTGCTCCTAAAGTAGAACCACCAGAAATGGTTAAAAAGAGACAACGTCAAATGCCTAATAATTACGACAAACCATGTCAAGTAGAAAGGGTGTCGTTCGATGGAGAAGAGTAA
- a CDS encoding ABC transporter permease, with amino-acid sequence MTNDKFEKPFDDHSNAAMTHTSEGIASSDFVMRELDLNKEPEMQRESKNFWQDAWAQLSRNKLAILGMIGLILIILMAIIGPLMTKHDYASQNVQYRNLPAKIPVLDKVHFLPFDGTGSDGKDAYAKVGAKENYWFGTDQLGRDLWSRTWKGAQISLIIGVVAALLDIFIGVVYGAISGFFGGRVDDVMQRILEIIASIPNLIVVILFVLIFEPSIWTIILAMSITGWLGMSRVVRGEFLKLKNQEFVMASRTLGASKFNLIFKHILPNTLGAIVVTSMFTVPSAIFFEAFLSFIGIGVPAPQTSLGSLVNDGRAMLLIHPHELFIPATILSLLILFFYLFSDGLRDAFDPKMRK; translated from the coding sequence ATGACAAATGATAAATTTGAAAAGCCGTTCGATGACCATTCAAATGCGGCTATGACACATACCTCTGAAGGCATTGCTTCATCAGATTTCGTAATGAGAGAACTTGATTTAAATAAAGAACCAGAAATGCAAAGAGAAAGTAAAAACTTTTGGCAAGACGCATGGGCCCAACTTAGTAGAAATAAATTAGCTATATTAGGAATGATTGGTTTAATTTTAATAATTTTAATGGCTATTATAGGCCCATTAATGACAAAACACGATTATGCATCACAAAATGTTCAATATCGTAACTTGCCAGCTAAAATACCGGTATTGGATAAAGTTCACTTCTTACCTTTTGATGGTACAGGATCTGATGGGAAAGATGCTTATGCCAAAGTTGGAGCTAAAGAAAATTATTGGTTTGGTACAGACCAATTAGGTCGTGATTTGTGGTCAAGAACATGGAAAGGTGCACAAATATCATTAATCATTGGTGTGGTTGCAGCGTTATTAGATATCTTTATTGGTGTAGTGTATGGTGCGATATCTGGTTTCTTTGGTGGTCGCGTAGATGATGTGATGCAACGAATTTTAGAAATCATTGCGTCAATACCGAACCTTATTGTGGTTATTTTATTCGTTCTTATCTTTGAGCCATCTATTTGGACAATCATTTTAGCAATGTCTATTACAGGTTGGTTAGGTATGAGTAGGGTAGTTAGAGGTGAATTTTTAAAATTAAAAAACCAAGAATTTGTTATGGCATCAAGAACATTAGGTGCATCTAAATTCAACTTGATTTTCAAACATATTTTACCGAATACATTGGGAGCAATTGTCGTAACTTCAATGTTTACAGTACCAAGTGCAATTTTCTTCGAAGCGTTCTTAAGTTTCATTGGTATTGGTGTGCCAGCACCTCAAACGTCTCTTGGTTCATTGGTTAATGATGGTCGAGCTATGCTATTGATTCATCCACATGAATTATTCATACCAGCGACAATATTAAGTTTATTAATTTTATTCTTTTACTTATTTAGTGATGGTTTACGCGATGCATTCGACCCTAAAATGCGTAAATAA
- a CDS encoding ABC transporter permease, with product MTRYVLKRLGYMFLSLFIIITITFFLMKMMPGSPFNDAKLSAEQKAILNEKYGLNDPVAIQYLHYLKNVVTGDFGNSFQYHNLPVWELIRPRLIPSMEMGIIAMIIGVILGLILGVAAATKQNTWVDYTTTVISVIAVSVPSFVLAVLLQYVFAVRLRWFPVAGWEGFSTAVLPSLALSAGVMATVARYIRAEMIEVLSSDYILLARAKGNSSLRVLYGHALRNALIPIITILVPMLAGILTGTLTIENIFGVPGLGDQFVRSITTNDFSVIMSTTILFSTLFIVSIFIVDILYGIIDPRIRVQGGKK from the coding sequence ATGACGCGATATGTTTTAAAACGTTTGGGATACATGTTTCTGTCGCTATTTATTATTATCACAATTACATTTTTCTTAATGAAGATGATGCCGGGTTCACCATTTAATGATGCTAAATTAAGTGCTGAACAAAAAGCAATTCTCAATGAAAAGTATGGATTGAATGATCCGGTAGCGATTCAATATCTACATTATTTAAAAAATGTAGTTACAGGTGACTTTGGAAATTCATTCCAATATCATAATTTGCCTGTTTGGGAGTTAATAAGACCTAGATTAATACCTTCAATGGAAATGGGGATAATTGCCATGATTATAGGTGTGATTTTAGGATTAATTCTTGGGGTTGCTGCTGCAACAAAGCAAAATACATGGGTTGACTATACAACTACTGTAATTTCAGTAATTGCTGTATCAGTTCCTTCATTTGTATTAGCGGTACTTTTACAATATGTGTTTGCAGTACGCTTAAGATGGTTCCCAGTAGCAGGGTGGGAAGGATTTTCAACAGCGGTGTTACCTTCATTAGCATTATCAGCAGGAGTTATGGCTACGGTAGCAAGATATATTAGAGCTGAAATGATTGAAGTTTTAAGTTCAGATTACATATTACTGGCGAGAGCGAAAGGGAACTCTTCGCTTAGAGTACTTTATGGACATGCGTTAAGAAACGCTTTAATACCAATTATTACTATATTAGTGCCAATGTTAGCTGGAATCTTAACAGGTACATTGACAATTGAGAACATATTTGGAGTTCCAGGTTTAGGGGATCAATTCGTTAGATCAATTACGACTAATGATTTCTCAGTTATTATGTCGACAACCATTTTATTTAGTACATTATTTATTGTTTCAATCTTTATTGTAGATATTCTTTACGGAATTATCGATCCACGAATTCGTGTGCAAGGAGGTAAAAAATAA
- a CDS encoding DUF3899 domain-containing protein: MRTKNAWVFWLLLTPILSIIIWILFSNHTLITYINTLFYLSLIIFILIFIILLVQEGIFDATSYGFRRIRYQLSSRSKKKTMEDDEFLNPQHVKKEHYFISTWIAPALICNIAFFILTIIISFLL; this comes from the coding sequence ATGAGGACTAAAAATGCTTGGGTTTTTTGGCTATTATTAACGCCAATATTATCAATAATCATTTGGATATTATTTAGTAATCACACACTTATTACATATATCAATACCTTATTTTATCTATCACTTATTATTTTTATACTCATTTTTATTATTTTATTAGTACAAGAAGGTATTTTTGATGCGACGAGTTATGGATTTAGAAGAATACGTTACCAACTATCATCTCGTTCAAAAAAGAAAACAATGGAAGATGATGAATTTTTAAATCCTCAACATGTTAAAAAGGAACACTACTTTATCTCGACATGGATTGCACCTGCATTGATATGTAATATTGCATTTTTTATTTTGACAATTATCATTTCATTTCTACTCTAA
- the fabF gene encoding beta-ketoacyl-ACP synthase II — MTENKRVVITGMGALSPIGNDAKTSWENALKGVNGIDTITRVDTTDYNVHLAGELKDFNIEDHMEKKEARRMDRFTQYAVVAARQAVEDAKLDINDETATRIGVWIGSGIGGMETFETAHTTLQTKGPRRVSPFFVPMLIPDMATGQVSIDLGAKGPNGSTVTACATGTNSIGEAFKIIQRGDADAMITGGTEAPITHMALAGFSASRALSTNDDKETACRPFQEGRDGFIMGEGAGILVIESLESAQARGANIYAEIVGYGTTGDAYHITAPAPEGEGGSRAMQAALDDAGIEAKDIQYLNAHGTSTPVGDMYEIRAIKNTFGDAAKDLKISSTKSMTGHLLGATGGLEAIFSALSIRDSKVAPTIHANTPDPECDLDIIPNEAQDLEITYAMSNSLGFGGHNAVLVFKKFEA, encoded by the coding sequence ATGACTGAGAATAAAAGAGTTGTAATTACAGGTATGGGTGCGTTATCACCAATTGGTAATGATGCCAAGACAAGTTGGGAGAATGCCCTAAAAGGTGTTAATGGCATTGATACGATTACACGAGTTGATACAACTGACTATAATGTACACCTAGCAGGTGAATTAAAAGATTTTAATATTGAAGATCATATGGAGAAAAAAGAAGCGCGTCGCATGGATCGTTTTACTCAATATGCGGTTGTAGCGGCACGTCAAGCCGTGGAAGATGCTAAATTAGATATCAATGATGAAACTGCTACACGTATTGGTGTGTGGATTGGCTCTGGTATAGGTGGTATGGAAACATTTGAAACTGCACATACTACTTTACAAACGAAAGGACCAAGAAGAGTAAGTCCTTTCTTCGTACCAATGTTAATTCCAGATATGGCAACTGGACAAGTATCTATTGATTTAGGTGCAAAAGGTCCAAACGGTTCTACTGTAACTGCGTGTGCGACTGGTACAAATTCAATCGGTGAAGCGTTCAAAATTATTCAACGTGGCGATGCAGATGCAATGATTACAGGTGGTACAGAGGCACCTATCACACATATGGCGTTAGCTGGATTTAGTGCAAGTCGTGCATTATCTACAAATGATGATAAAGAAACTGCATGCCGTCCTTTCCAAGAAGGACGTGACGGATTTATCATGGGTGAGGGTGCAGGTATTCTAGTCATAGAATCACTTGAATCTGCTCAAGCACGTGGTGCTAACATTTATGCTGAAATCGTAGGCTATGGTACAACTGGTGATGCATATCATATTACTGCACCAGCTCCAGAAGGTGAAGGTGGCTCTCGTGCTATGCAAGCTGCGTTAGATGATGCAGGTATTGAAGCGAAAGATATCCAATACTTAAATGCACATGGTACTAGTACACCAGTAGGTGACATGTATGAAATCAGAGCAATTAAGAACACATTCGGTGATGCAGCTAAAGACTTGAAGATTAGTTCTACTAAATCTATGACAGGACATCTATTAGGTGCTACAGGTGGTCTTGAAGCTATCTTCTCAGCGTTATCAATCCGTGACTCTAAAGTTGCTCCTACTATTCATGCTAATACACCTGATCCAGAATGTGACTTAGATATTATTCCTAATGAAGCCCAAGATTTAGAAATTACGTATGCCATGAGTAATAGTCTTGGTTTCGGTGGACATAATGCAGTTTTAGTATTCAAGAAGTTTGAAGCTTAA
- a CDS encoding ketoacyl-ACP synthase III, producing the protein MNVGIKGFGAYAPERVVDNAYFESFLETSDEWISKMTGIKERRWASEDQDTSDLAYEASKKAIADAGITPTDIDMIIVATATGDMPFPSVANMLQEKLGTGKVPTMDQLAACSGFMYSMITAKQYIQSGDYKNILVVGADKLSKITDLTDRSTAVLFGDGAGAVVIGEVSEGRGIISYEMGSDGAGGKYLYLNKDTGKLVMNGREVFKFAVRIMGEASTRVVDKAGLQSDDIDMFIPHQANIRIMESARERLGIEREKMSVSVNRFGNTSAASIPLSISQELENGRIKDDDTLVLVGFGGGLTWGAMVIKWGK; encoded by the coding sequence ATGAACGTAGGTATAAAAGGATTTGGTGCATATGCGCCAGAGAGAGTCGTTGATAACGCTTATTTCGAAAGTTTTTTAGAAACTTCAGATGAATGGATTTCTAAAATGACTGGAATTAAAGAAAGACGTTGGGCAAGTGAAGACCAAGATACATCTGATTTAGCTTATGAAGCAAGTAAAAAAGCAATTGCAGATGCTGGTATCACACCAACTGATATAGATATGATTATTGTTGCTACAGCAACTGGAGATATGCCATTCCCATCTGTAGCGAATATGCTACAAGAGAAATTAGGTACTGGTAAAGTTCCAACTATGGACCAACTCGCAGCATGTTCTGGATTTATGTATTCTATGATTACTGCTAAACAATATATTCAATCAGGTGATTATAAAAATATTCTAGTTGTTGGTGCAGATAAATTATCTAAAATTACTGATTTAACAGATCGCTCAACAGCAGTATTATTCGGTGATGGTGCCGGTGCTGTAGTGATAGGCGAAGTATCTGAAGGACGAGGTATTATCAGTTATGAAATGGGTTCTGATGGTGCAGGTGGAAAATACTTATACTTAAATAAAGATACTGGTAAACTAGTTATGAATGGACGAGAAGTCTTCAAGTTTGCAGTGAGAATTATGGGTGAAGCATCAACACGAGTGGTTGATAAAGCTGGTCTACAATCAGATGACATTGATATGTTTATTCCTCATCAAGCAAACATTAGAATTATGGAATCAGCACGTGAAAGATTAGGTATCGAGAGAGAAAAGATGAGTGTATCTGTAAACCGCTTTGGTAATACATCTGCTGCTTCAATACCTTTAAGTATTTCACAAGAATTAGAAAATGGAAGAATTAAAGATGACGATACTCTAGTATTAGTAGGATTCGGTGGTGGCCTAACTTGGGGCGCTATGGTTATCAAATGGGGTAAATAG
- a CDS encoding YjzD family protein, whose amino-acid sequence MKYLVTFIWAVILLQMVNFVLNSLNGGGTLNFITPIIIAVIFTIIIAILGAMIKPDDFTRQGNRHI is encoded by the coding sequence ATGAAATACCTCGTAACTTTTATTTGGGCGGTCATTTTATTACAAATGGTTAACTTTGTACTAAATAGCTTAAACGGTGGTGGAACATTAAACTTCATCACACCAATTATTATTGCAGTTATCTTTACTATTATTATTGCTATATTAGGTGCAATGATTAAACCAGATGACTTTACTCGCCAAGGTAACAGACATATTTAA
- a CDS encoding acetyltransferase, whose protein sequence is MKQEFENGKPRKTKMRYMPGLDGLRAIAVLGIIIYHLNRKWLTGGFIGVDTFFVISGYLITSLLIKEYEEKGIINLRQFWTRRIKRLLPAVIALLIVVGIATLIFEPQEIVRVKHDIIAALFYVSNWWYIAKDVNYFEQFSFMPLKHLWSLAIEEQFYLFFPFVLVMLLLTIKKYRNVTLILWIISLISLLAMVVISQPNVGYSRVYFGTDTRLQTLLLGAILAFIWPPFKLKANPPVLLQRAIDGVGIIGLIILIILFFTVTDSSGWIYNGGFYLISGMTLFVIASVVHPSSILSKILGHRVFVYIGKRSYSLYLWHFAVISFVHAHYIDGQIPVYVYILDLILTVLFAELSYRYIETPFRHEGFKAFSFNRLRRPKFIRTIVTIVAVIPLLLIFAGAFDRFGKDNISNKANSFNTNDVDKYLVRMMPGENIKLDGSTSNSKQKDQVYTNISPLLIGDSVMVDIGENFKSQVPKATIDGKVGRHLQEALSIAGNYSNYNKPSDQVVLELGTNGDFSEDELNQLISKFGKAHIYLVNTRVPRDWQDNVNKQLANAANKHKNVTLVDWYKRSAGHSEYFASDGVHLENSGVKALSDEILKAIKKNTKNN, encoded by the coding sequence ATGAAACAAGAATTTGAAAATGGTAAGCCTCGTAAGACCAAAATGCGCTATATGCCTGGTTTAGATGGTTTAAGAGCAATTGCTGTGTTAGGTATTATTATTTACCATCTTAATAGAAAATGGCTTACAGGTGGATTTATAGGTGTAGATACGTTCTTCGTCATTTCGGGATACTTAATTACAAGTTTACTTATAAAAGAATATGAAGAAAAAGGGATTATTAATCTAAGACAATTTTGGACACGACGTATAAAGCGATTGCTACCAGCAGTTATAGCACTGTTAATTGTAGTTGGCATCGCCACATTAATATTCGAACCACAAGAAATTGTACGGGTAAAGCATGACATCATAGCAGCGTTATTTTATGTCTCTAACTGGTGGTACATTGCAAAAGATGTAAACTATTTTGAGCAATTTTCATTTATGCCTCTTAAACATTTATGGTCATTGGCAATCGAAGAACAATTTTATTTATTTTTCCCATTTGTGTTAGTAATGTTGTTATTAACTATCAAAAAATATCGAAATGTTACATTGATATTATGGATTATTTCGCTTATTTCATTATTAGCGATGGTTGTTATCTCTCAACCTAATGTAGGTTATTCACGTGTATATTTCGGTACAGATACGCGTTTACAAACATTATTATTAGGTGCGATTTTAGCGTTTATATGGCCGCCGTTTAAATTAAAAGCCAATCCACCGGTGTTATTGCAACGCGCGATTGATGGTGTAGGTATAATTGGATTAATTATTTTAATCATATTATTCTTTACCGTTACTGACAGTAGTGGATGGATATATAATGGTGGTTTCTACCTTATTTCTGGTATGACATTATTTGTTATCGCAAGCGTTGTACATCCCTCAAGTATATTGTCTAAGATACTTGGGCATCGCGTATTCGTTTATATAGGTAAACGTTCATATAGTTTATATTTATGGCATTTTGCAGTTATTAGTTTTGTACATGCACATTATATAGATGGTCAAATTCCAGTTTATGTATATATATTAGATCTTATACTTACAGTACTCTTCGCGGAATTATCTTATCGTTATATTGAAACGCCATTTAGACATGAAGGATTTAAGGCTTTCTCATTTAATCGCTTGAGACGACCTAAGTTCATTAGAACCATTGTAACAATTGTTGCTGTTATCCCATTATTGTTAATTTTTGCAGGTGCGTTTGACCGTTTTGGAAAAGATAACATCTCTAACAAAGCAAATTCATTCAATACAAACGATGTTGATAAATACTTAGTAAGAATGATGCCAGGAGAAAATATTAAACTTGATGGATCAACAAGCAACAGTAAACAAAAAGATCAAGTTTACACAAACATTAGCCCGTTATTAATCGGGGACTCAGTAATGGTAGATATAGGTGAAAACTTTAAATCTCAAGTACCTAAGGCGACAATTGATGGTAAGGTAGGTAGACATTTACAAGAAGCACTATCCATTGCTGGTAATTATTCCAACTATAATAAACCTTCTGATCAAGTCGTCTTAGAGCTAGGTACAAATGGAGATTTCTCTGAAGATGAGTTAAACCAATTGATAAGTAAATTTGGGAAAGCGCATATTTATCTCGTTAATACGCGCGTGCCACGTGATTGGCAAGATAATGTAAATAAACAATTAGCGAATGCAGCTAATAAACATAAGAACGTTACACTTGTAGATTGGTATAAACGTTCTGCAGGTCATTCAGAATACTTTGCTTCAGATGGTGTACATTTAGAAAATAGTGGTGTAAAAGCACTATCTGATGAAATTCTTAAAGCAATTAAGAAAAATACAAAGAATAATTAA
- a CDS encoding metal-sulfur cluster assembly factor: MEEALKDSILGALEMVIDPELGIDIVNLGLVYKVNVDDDGLCTVEMTLTSMGCPLGPQIIEQIKTVLAEIPEIQDTEVNIVWNPPWNKDMMSRYAKIALGVG; encoded by the coding sequence ATGGAAGAAGCATTAAAAGACAGTATCCTAGGTGCACTTGAAATGGTTATTGACCCTGAATTAGGAATTGATATTGTTAATTTAGGTTTAGTATATAAAGTGAATGTAGATGATGATGGTTTATGTACAGTTGAAATGACATTAACATCAATGGGTTGTCCGCTTGGACCACAAATCATTGAACAAATTAAAACAGTATTAGCTGAAATTCCTGAAATTCAAGATACAGAAGTTAATATTGTTTGGAACCCACCTTGGAATAAAGATATGATGTCTAGATACGCTAAGATTGCTTTAGGCGTAGGCTAA
- a CDS encoding HAD family phosphatase, whose amino-acid sequence MKPYLICLDLDGTLLNDNKEISDYTKQVLTTLKKQGHLIMIATGRPYRASQIYYHELNMDTPIVNFNGAYVHHPKSDDFETIHEVLDVDLAKNMIETLQKANVTNIIAEVRDHVFINNHDPRLFEGFSMGNPKIETGNLLEGLDEAPTSILVEAEEVNIPRIKQMLTRFYAENIEHRRWGAPFPVIEIVKRGISKARGIDYVKNYLDIEPSQIIAFGDEDNDIEMIKYAKYGIAMDNGLDELKHIANHVTYSNNEDGIGRYLNDFFKLNIPYKG is encoded by the coding sequence ATGAAACCTTATTTAATTTGTTTAGACCTAGATGGCACATTATTAAATGATAATAAAGAAATTAGTGATTACACAAAACAAGTATTAACAACTTTAAAAAAACAAGGCCATCTCATTATGATTGCGACTGGACGTCCATATCGTGCAAGTCAAATTTATTATCATGAATTGAACATGGATACACCAATCGTAAATTTTAATGGTGCCTATGTTCATCATCCTAAATCAGATGATTTTGAAACGATACACGAAGTATTAGATGTTGATTTAGCTAAAAATATGATTGAAACGCTTCAAAAAGCAAATGTTACAAATATTATTGCTGAAGTTCGTGATCATGTTTTTATTAATAATCATGACCCACGTTTATTCGAGGGATTTTCAATGGGAAATCCTAAAATTGAAACAGGTAATTTATTAGAAGGATTAGACGAAGCACCTACTTCAATCCTTGTTGAAGCTGAAGAAGTTAATATTCCTCGTATTAAACAAATGTTAACACGCTTCTATGCGGAAAATATTGAACACCGTCGTTGGGGTGCGCCATTCCCTGTTATAGAAATTGTTAAGCGAGGAATTAGTAAAGCTAGAGGTATTGACTACGTAAAAAATTATTTGGATATAGAACCATCTCAGATTATCGCTTTCGGTGATGAAGATAATGATATTGAAATGATTAAATATGCAAAGTATGGCATAGCTATGGATAACGGTCTTGATGAATTAAAACATATAGCTAACCATGTTACCTATTCAAACAATGAAGATGGCATTGGTCGCTACCTTAATGATTTCTTTAAATTAAATATACCTTATAAGGGTTAA